In Ignavibacteria bacterium, one DNA window encodes the following:
- a CDS encoding DUF3108 domain-containing protein yields the protein MTHFVKLLSIGIVSFLIFGLNFSNFKTNPTNENSGKNIFAVGEDLIYEVKYTFIKIGEIRIKTLRKFTKDGLEIFETRAYIDSYDRLPFVDLHSIYNSQVSEKFLSEMFIGLDKHNIGWRFTKYDFDYKKKSIFVQKGFKENWKVDFEEYVPLNAELQDGLSLFFFARGNTRQNKTYDIPTYLNESTTLTTINFYKKPEQIKIDALDYDVDCVKIDGLVRFTGIFGLTGNFEGYFSNDEASVPIKATMKVILGNINIELKKWDRDDWQPPRKS from the coding sequence TTGACTCATTTTGTTAAATTACTTTCGATAGGTATTGTTAGTTTTTTAATCTTCGGATTAAATTTTTCGAACTTCAAGACTAATCCGACAAACGAAAATAGTGGGAAAAATATTTTTGCTGTCGGTGAAGATCTAATTTATGAAGTTAAATATACATTTATAAAAATTGGTGAGATCAGAATAAAAACTCTTCGAAAATTCACTAAAGATGGTCTTGAAATTTTTGAAACAAGAGCATATATAGATTCATATGATAGATTGCCTTTTGTTGATCTTCACAGCATCTATAATAGTCAGGTTTCAGAAAAATTTCTTTCAGAAATGTTTATTGGTTTAGACAAACATAATATTGGATGGCGTTTCACTAAATATGATTTCGATTATAAAAAGAAATCTATCTTTGTTCAGAAGGGATTTAAAGAGAATTGGAAGGTAGATTTTGAGGAATATGTTCCCCTCAATGCGGAATTGCAGGACGGACTTTCACTCTTCTTCTTCGCAAGAGGGAACACACGCCAAAATAAAACATACGATATTCCAACATATTTAAATGAATCAACGACTTTAACTACAATCAATTTTTATAAAAAACCGGAACAAATAAAAATTGATGCACTCGACTATGATGTCGACTGCGTTAAAATCGATGGACTTGTCAGGTTTACTGGTATTTTTGGACTCACCGGTAATTTTGAAGGTTATTTTTCAAATGATGAAGCTTCAGTTCCTATAAAAGCTACAATGAAAGTAATTCTCGGAAATATAAATATTGAATTAAAAAAATGGGATCGCGATGATTGGCAGCCGCCTCGAAAAAGTTGA
- a CDS encoding rRNA pseudouridine synthase: MNKYLSENGVCSRRTADELIKEGRIQVNRRQVSELGMKIDPAKDSIFVDGEGIKKTKPVYYLFHKPAGYITTLKDEKNRKTIFDILKIKQRVFPIGRLDRDTTGVLLLTNDGDFANLLTHPKNKVSRDYIATLGKEASAARLAGLKKIDLEDGPVRIEEININKSNPFKVKITLQEGRNRVVKRIFAKLGYEVKKLHRSNYAGFTLEELPLGAVKKIHYSKIEETIKRYEKN, translated from the coding sequence CTGAATAAATATCTTTCTGAAAACGGCGTTTGTTCACGAAGAACTGCCGATGAACTTATTAAAGAAGGCAGGATTCAAGTTAATAGAAGACAAGTTTCAGAATTGGGAATGAAAATTGACCCAGCAAAAGATTCCATATTTGTCGATGGAGAGGGGATAAAAAAAACAAAGCCGGTTTATTATCTATTTCACAAACCTGCAGGTTACATTACAACTTTAAAGGATGAAAAAAACCGCAAGACAATTTTTGATATCCTGAAAATCAAACAACGAGTTTTTCCAATTGGCAGATTGGACCGCGATACGACTGGTGTTTTACTTTTGACAAATGATGGGGACTTCGCAAATTTATTAACTCATCCAAAAAATAAAGTTTCTCGTGATTATATTGCAACTTTAGGCAAAGAGGCATCAGCAGCACGATTAGCTGGATTAAAAAAAATTGATTTGGAAGACGGACCTGTGAGAATTGAAGAGATAAATATAAATAAATCTAATCCGTTCAAAGTTAAAATTACTTTGCAAGAAGGAAGAAACAGAGTTGTAAAAAGAATTTTTGCTAAATTGGGTTATGAAGTAAAGAAATTACACAGAAGCAACTATGCGGGCTTCACGCTTGAAGAACTTCCACTAGGAGCCGTAAAGAAAATTCACTATTCGAAAATTGAAGAAACTATTAAAAGATATGAAAAGAATTAA
- a CDS encoding glycosyltransferase, translating to MLSIIIPSLNEEKLLPNLLEQLNAKNLKDKFHYEIILSDGGSKDKTIEKSLNFCDKIISHTDGTRQTISQGKNAGAQRASGDVFVFLCADCTIEKPSEFFSFISNEFRHSEYKAATFKFEIAPSEKKLSDVLFHNFYNTYVRFLNFIGTGMGRGECQVIKRDVFEKYNGYDESLTAGEDWDLYKKIRRNGKIKVHFGLKIYESPRRYRKFGYHRVFWLWTLNALNVLKFIPKPIDEWVEVR from the coding sequence TTGCTAAGTATTATAATTCCATCACTTAATGAAGAAAAATTATTGCCCAATCTTCTTGAGCAATTAAATGCAAAAAACTTGAAAGACAAATTTCATTACGAAATAATCCTTTCAGATGGAGGAAGTAAAGACAAAACAATCGAAAAATCTCTTAACTTCTGCGATAAAATTATTTCTCATACTGATGGAACTCGACAGACTATTTCACAAGGAAAAAATGCAGGTGCACAACGTGCAAGCGGTGATGTTTTTGTCTTCCTTTGTGCTGATTGCACGATTGAAAAACCGTCTGAGTTTTTCTCTTTCATTTCGAATGAATTCAGGCACTCAGAATATAAAGCTGCAACATTTAAGTTTGAAATTGCACCGAGTGAAAAAAAACTTAGTGACGTTCTTTTTCATAATTTTTACAATACTTACGTAAGATTTTTGAATTTCATCGGTACTGGGATGGGAAGAGGCGAATGCCAAGTAATCAAACGAGATGTATTCGAGAAATACAATGGTTACGATGAAAGTCTTACCGCTGGAGAGGATTGGGATCTTTATAAAAAGATAAGAAGGAATGGTAAAATTAAAGTCCATTTTGGCTTGAAAATCTACGAATCTCCAAGAAGATATAGAAAATTTGGATATCACCGCGTATTTTGGTTATGGACTTTGAATGCTTTGAATGTTTTAAAATTTATTCCAAAACCTATTGATGAATGGGTAGAGGTAAGATGA
- a CDS encoding segregation/condensation protein A: MYKISLKDFEGPLDLLLFFIKRDELDIYDIPISVILKEFLEYMHQIDELDLEIAGEFIMMASTLMHIKARMLLPREVNEKGEEIDPREELVQRLLEYMRYKEMTGDLSDLESRRRRITFRKYFELDEAHEPHDFDVLLKNITLYDLSKAFKKVIDDLPKITEHQVRKLTVSAEEQVQFILNKLAEKAEIDFSELVNGMVEKIRVIVTFIVLLELVKSQTIQIRGGENPNNFIIAKA; the protein is encoded by the coding sequence ATGTATAAAATTTCATTAAAAGATTTCGAAGGTCCGCTGGATCTTCTTTTATTTTTTATAAAGCGTGATGAACTCGATATTTATGATATCCCAATTTCAGTTATTCTTAAAGAATTTTTAGAATACATGCATCAAATTGATGAACTTGATCTCGAAATTGCCGGTGAGTTTATAATGATGGCAAGTACATTGATGCACATTAAAGCCAGAATGCTTTTACCTCGTGAAGTCAACGAGAAGGGGGAAGAAATCGATCCTCGTGAAGAACTTGTACAGCGTCTGCTTGAATATATGCGTTATAAAGAAATGACCGGCGATCTTAGCGATCTGGAATCCCGCAGAAGACGAATTACATTTCGAAAGTACTTTGAGCTTGATGAAGCACATGAACCACACGATTTCGATGTTTTGCTGAAAAATATTACGCTTTACGATCTATCAAAAGCTTTTAAAAAAGTAATTGATGATCTACCAAAAATTACCGAACATCAGGTAAGGAAATTAACCGTCAGTGCAGAAGAACAAGTCCAATTTATTCTGAACAAACTGGCCGAGAAAGCTGAAATAGATTTTAGTGAATTGGTCAATGGCATGGTAGAAAAGATACGAGTAATTGTTACATTTATTGTACTTCTCGAATTAGTGAAAAGTCAAACTATTCAAATACGAGGCGGGGAGAATCCGAATAATTTTATTATTGCAAAAGCATGA
- the lysS gene encoding lysine--tRNA ligase: MNNQNNVHQELDVNVLIKRRLEEVTELREKGIEPYPYSFEVSHHSKSIIENFSELEAKDVTAAGRIMSLRRMGKASFAHLQDSQGKIQIYLKKEELGDMYDNFKLMDIGDIIGVKGFVFKTKTGEISLHVKEFTLLNKSIRPIPIAKEMVDENGNKIIYDQFVDKELRYRQRYVDLIVNSEVKEVFVKRAKVIKLMRQYLDERGYTEVETPILQPIYGGAAARPFITKHNALDMQLYLRIADELYLKRLIVGGFEGVYEISKDFRNEGMDREHNPEFTMMELYVAYKDYYWMMDFVEQMISSIVFQLNGNYEIEIENHKINFQPPWKRISMADSIKEKFGIDVYSVNEKALRVFATDKGLEIEPNLQRAKIIDEIFSVLVQPSLIQPTFVCDYPVEISPLAKIHRTDKNIVERFEGFVIGRELCNAFSELNDPLDQRKRFEDQVKMRTAGDDEAHMFDEDFVRALEYGMPPTAGLGIGIDRLVMLLTNQNSIRDVILFPQMRKES, from the coding sequence ATGAATAATCAAAATAATGTTCATCAGGAATTAGATGTTAATGTTTTAATCAAAAGAAGATTGGAAGAGGTTACTGAATTACGGGAAAAAGGAATAGAACCATATCCATATTCATTTGAAGTCTCTCATCATTCGAAAAGCATAATTGAAAATTTTTCAGAGCTAGAAGCAAAGGATGTAACTGCAGCCGGAAGAATAATGTCCCTTAGGCGAATGGGCAAAGCATCTTTTGCACATCTTCAAGATTCTCAAGGTAAGATTCAAATTTACCTGAAGAAAGAAGAGCTTGGTGACATGTACGATAATTTCAAGTTGATGGATATCGGAGATATAATTGGAGTTAAGGGTTTCGTTTTCAAAACAAAGACGGGTGAAATAAGTCTTCACGTAAAAGAATTTACTTTGTTGAACAAATCTATTCGTCCGATCCCAATCGCAAAAGAAATGGTTGATGAAAACGGAAATAAAATAATTTACGATCAATTTGTTGACAAAGAACTGCGTTACCGTCAACGTTATGTTGATCTGATTGTAAATTCCGAAGTGAAAGAAGTTTTTGTCAAACGAGCAAAAGTCATCAAATTAATGCGACAATATCTAGATGAGCGAGGATATACAGAAGTCGAGACTCCAATCTTACAACCGATTTACGGAGGTGCCGCTGCAAGACCTTTCATTACAAAACATAATGCACTTGACATGCAGCTCTATCTCAGAATTGCAGATGAACTTTACTTGAAACGCTTGATCGTTGGTGGATTCGAGGGTGTGTATGAGATTTCAAAAGACTTCAGAAATGAAGGAATGGACAGAGAGCACAATCCAGAATTCACAATGATGGAATTGTATGTAGCATATAAAGATTACTATTGGATGATGGATTTTGTTGAACAAATGATTTCTTCAATTGTATTTCAACTCAATGGTAACTATGAGATTGAAATCGAAAACCATAAAATAAATTTTCAGCCGCCGTGGAAAAGAATATCAATGGCTGATTCAATAAAAGAAAAATTTGGAATCGATGTTTATTCAGTTAATGAAAAAGCTCTTCGTGTTTTTGCCACAGACAAAGGACTTGAGATTGAACCGAATCTGCAGCGTGCAAAAATAATTGATGAAATATTCAGTGTCTTAGTTCAACCATCACTAATTCAACCAACATTTGTTTGCGATTATCCAGTTGAAATTTCACCTTTAGCCAAAATTCACAGAACAGATAAGAACATCGTCGAAAGGTTTGAAGGATTTGTAATCGGTAGAGAACTATGCAATGCTTTCAGCGAACTTAATGATCCACTGGATCAAAGAAAACGATTTGAAGATCAGGTCAAAATGCGTACTGCAGGGGATGATGAAGCTCACATGTTTGATGAAGACTTTGTTCGTGCTCTTGAATATGGAATGCCACCAACTGCAGGACTTGGAATTGGCATTGATCGACTAGTTATGCTTCTTACGAATCAAAATTCGATTCGAGACGTTATTCTTTTCCCGCAGATGAGGAAAGAATCATAA
- the dacB gene encoding D-alanyl-D-alanine carboxypeptidase/D-alanyl-D-alanine-endopeptidase — protein MKRIKYTIPLFIFLLQFGFSQTDQPLTPKPVSVYPSIQDFSKALDDIFNDPNFSNSHWGVVIQSLNTGEYFYKRNENKNFMPASNMKLFTSAVGLLDLGPNFQYETSLYLKGKIDDEIVKGDLVIRGSGDPTITARFYNDDPNYVFSSWADSLVELGVEEIRGNIIADDDVFDDVGLGSGWSWDDETYYYSAPVSGVSFNDNCVDVSIMPGETIGSKALITFRPNTRYVTVLNDIATVKDDSVTKLEFYRDRGTNLIHCFGTIRLSEPKYTESISVNNPTQFAAVVFKEILESKGIAVKGYSADIDEFTEALDYTAMTKLFSQLSPKLDQIVNVINKRSNNLYTEQLLKTIGFKHEKVGTTENGIKASEPYLKQMGIDPDNIQIVDGSGLSRMNLITPMQLNNLLRYMYKSKVFKSFYESLPIAGVDGTISRRMKNSRAENNVHAKTGYINSVRSLSGYVTTADGEMLTFVIIANNFLVPLPLAENIQDLVCVLLSNFSRGKK, from the coding sequence ATGAAAAGAATTAAATACACTATTCCACTCTTTATATTTTTACTGCAATTCGGATTTTCGCAAACCGATCAACCACTCACGCCAAAACCGGTATCAGTATATCCATCGATACAAGATTTTTCAAAAGCTTTAGATGATATTTTTAATGATCCCAATTTTTCTAATTCACATTGGGGAGTTGTTATTCAATCACTTAACACTGGTGAATATTTCTACAAAAGAAATGAAAATAAAAATTTCATGCCTGCCTCGAATATGAAACTATTCACAAGTGCAGTTGGACTTTTAGATCTTGGTCCAAATTTTCAATATGAGACTTCTTTATATCTTAAGGGAAAAATCGATGACGAAATTGTAAAGGGAGATCTGGTAATTAGAGGAAGCGGCGATCCTACTATTACTGCGAGATTCTATAACGATGATCCAAATTATGTTTTTTCTTCGTGGGCTGATTCTCTTGTTGAACTCGGTGTCGAAGAAATTCGTGGAAATATAATTGCGGACGACGATGTATTTGATGATGTGGGTCTTGGCTCGGGCTGGTCTTGGGATGATGAAACTTATTATTACTCTGCTCCCGTAAGTGGTGTATCGTTCAATGATAACTGCGTTGACGTCAGTATAATGCCTGGGGAAACTATTGGTTCGAAAGCTTTGATTACATTTAGACCTAATACAAGATATGTTACAGTACTTAATGACATTGCTACGGTTAAAGATGATTCCGTAACAAAACTTGAATTTTATAGAGATCGAGGAACAAATCTCATTCATTGTTTTGGAACAATCAGGTTATCAGAACCAAAATATACAGAATCAATTTCTGTAAACAATCCGACACAATTTGCTGCGGTTGTCTTCAAAGAAATTCTTGAGAGCAAGGGGATCGCTGTGAAAGGTTATTCAGCTGATATCGATGAATTCACTGAAGCTCTCGATTATACTGCAATGACAAAATTGTTTTCACAGTTATCACCCAAACTAGATCAGATTGTAAATGTGATAAATAAAAGAAGTAATAACCTTTATACAGAACAATTGTTAAAGACAATCGGATTTAAGCATGAAAAAGTTGGCACTACCGAAAATGGAATAAAAGCTTCGGAACCATATTTAAAACAAATGGGAATCGACCCGGATAACATTCAGATTGTGGATGGATCAGGTTTATCGAGAATGAACCTTATCACACCAATGCAATTGAATAATCTTCTGAGATATATGTACAAATCAAAAGTTTTCAAAAGTTTCTACGAATCGTTGCCAATCGCCGGAGTTGATGGAACAATTTCAAGAAGAATGAAAAACAGCCGCGCAGAGAATAACGTTCATGCTAAAACTGGATATATCAACTCTGTTCGGTCCTTATCAGGTTACGTAACAACTGCTGATGGTGAAATGCTGACATTTGTCATTATCGCCAATAATTTTCTTGTGCCGTTGCCTCTTGCTGAAAATATTCAAGATTTAGTTTGCGTTCTGTTATCAAACTTTTCACGAGGAAAAAAATAG
- the scpB gene encoding SMC-Scp complex subunit ScpB: MENLKNIVEALIFASDEPMDINAIVEVIKSVTRDENGEKYIEEIQNAISELNEFYEKNEMAFRIIKIAKGFQFATIPEFSKFVGFMNTERRKKRLSQAALETLAIVAYRQPITKPEIERIRGVGAEYILSTLLEKNLICIKGRAETVGRPLLYTTTDEFLKYFGIGDITDLPKPREMDEIMNDDEFQEQRRKILMNVLEEEIENEVFDEDSGGNGTGELKFESDDNASETE; this comes from the coding sequence ATTGAAAATTTAAAGAATATAGTTGAAGCTTTAATCTTTGCATCGGATGAACCGATGGATATTAATGCAATTGTTGAAGTGATAAAGTCAGTAACGCGTGATGAAAATGGCGAAAAGTATATTGAAGAAATTCAAAATGCCATTTCCGAGCTAAATGAATTTTATGAAAAGAATGAGATGGCATTCAGGATTATTAAAATTGCAAAAGGTTTTCAATTCGCTACAATCCCCGAATTTTCTAAGTTTGTCGGATTCATGAACACCGAGCGTAGAAAGAAAAGACTTTCACAAGCAGCTCTGGAGACCTTAGCGATTGTGGCATACAGACAACCAATTACAAAACCTGAAATTGAGAGAATCAGAGGTGTTGGAGCTGAATATATTCTCTCAACGCTTTTAGAAAAAAATTTAATATGCATAAAAGGTCGAGCTGAGACTGTCGGAAGACCACTGCTTTATACTACGACAGATGAATTCTTGAAATACTTTGGCATTGGTGATATAACCGATCTCCCCAAGCCAAGAGAAATGGATGAAATTATGAATGATGACGAGTTTCAAGAACAGAGAAGAAAAATTTTAATGAATGTCCTCGAAGAGGAAATTGAGAACGAAGTGTTCGATGAAGACTCCGGAGGTAATGGAACTGGTGAATTGAAATTTGAAAGTGATGATAATGCTAGTGAGACTGAATAA
- the trpS gene encoding tryptophan--tRNA ligase, giving the protein MKKIVLSGMRPTGKLHIGHYVGALENWIKLQSEFQNYHLIADYHVLTTSLDTSRVHQESIDMLIDWIASGIDPQKSPVFRQSQIKEHTELHLIFSMLITSARLERNPTVKDQVRDLNIENITYGHLGYPVLQAADILLYKGDFVPVGEDQVPHIEISREIARKFNLTWGEVFPEPEPKLTNFARLPGLDGNAKMSKSLNNALLISDSEEEIKNKLRKAVTDPQKIRKNDPGRPEVCLVFTYHKKFNPVETDSLEKDCRSGVLGCVNCKLSCAEKISEYFKPIRERRLELEKQPKLITDILYDGEERAKSKANETMGEVREKMKFG; this is encoded by the coding sequence ATGAAAAAAATTGTATTAAGCGGTATGCGTCCTACGGGGAAATTGCATATCGGTCATTATGTTGGCGCACTTGAAAATTGGATCAAACTTCAAAGCGAATTCCAAAATTATCATCTTATTGCTGACTATCATGTTTTAACAACTTCACTCGATACGAGCAGAGTTCATCAAGAATCAATAGATATGTTAATCGATTGGATTGCATCTGGCATTGATCCTCAAAAAAGTCCTGTTTTCCGCCAATCACAAATAAAGGAACATACCGAGCTGCATTTAATCTTTTCTATGTTGATCACAAGCGCTCGGCTTGAAAGAAATCCGACGGTGAAGGATCAAGTCCGTGATTTGAACATTGAAAATATTACGTATGGACATCTCGGTTATCCTGTTTTACAGGCTGCGGATATTCTGCTATATAAAGGTGATTTTGTCCCTGTGGGTGAAGATCAAGTTCCGCACATTGAAATATCAAGAGAGATAGCACGAAAATTCAATTTAACTTGGGGTGAAGTTTTCCCTGAGCCGGAACCAAAGCTGACGAATTTTGCACGACTTCCTGGACTTGATGGAAATGCTAAGATGAGTAAATCTTTGAATAATGCTCTTTTGATTTCTGACAGTGAAGAAGAAATAAAAAATAAATTGCGAAAAGCTGTTACCGATCCTCAGAAAATAAGAAAGAATGATCCCGGTCGACCTGAAGTTTGTCTTGTTTTCACTTATCATAAGAAATTCAATCCGGTAGAAACCGATTCACTCGAAAAAGACTGCCGCAGCGGAGTGCTCGGATGCGTAAACTGCAAATTAAGTTGTGCAGAAAAAATTTCTGAATACTTTAAACCGATTAGAGAGAGAAGACTCGAGCTGGAGAAACAGCCAAAACTTATTACAGATATTTTATATGATGGGGAAGAGCGTGCAAAAAGTAAAGCAAATGAGACAATGGGTGAAGTACGCGAAAAAATGAAATTTGGATGA
- a CDS encoding S41 family peptidase — protein sequence MKNKRFGYVFVIAVLVIGIIGGIQIERAISGDNLQEQIRKFNDVLSITKKYYVEEVDTQKLVEAAIKGMYDQLDPHSVYIPPKQLESVQEEFRGNFEGIGIEFQIISDTIVVVSPISGGPSEALGITAGDRIVKINNEPYKKITNDDVRNKLRGPKGSKVDVSIYRPGIDGLLDFTIVRDKIPLYSVDAHFMINRETGYISLSKFSETTFEEVKSALDDLDKKGMKKLILDLRNNSGGYMHEAVKVSDLFIDGNKKIVFTKSRIKEFIEEFSASRSFKYEKMPIVVLVNNGSASASEIVSGAVQDWDRGLIVGETTFGKGLVQRQFELNDNSAIRLTISQYYTPVGRLIQRDYEKGASKEDYYRASLAQDSIEGENISHDAEKDTSRPIFKTNGGRTVYGGGGITPDFIIKSPPLTKYTSQLLRKNLFYQFVLSYLDKNGKSIQSKYAEFDYYKTSFKIEEKVFDDFINYGKSQGVDIVEEDLKKDSEYIRARLKAQIARTYWRNEGWYPVLLELDPQFNKALSLFPEAEKLAKLLK from the coding sequence ATGAAAAACAAAAGATTTGGATATGTATTCGTAATCGCCGTATTGGTAATTGGAATTATCGGAGGTATACAAATTGAAAGAGCGATTTCAGGTGATAATCTGCAGGAACAGATCAGAAAATTTAATGATGTTTTAAGTATCACAAAAAAATATTACGTAGAGGAAGTGGACACTCAAAAATTAGTTGAAGCTGCGATAAAGGGAATGTACGATCAGCTCGACCCGCACAGTGTCTACATTCCGCCGAAACAGCTCGAAAGCGTGCAGGAAGAATTCAGAGGAAACTTTGAAGGAATAGGAATTGAGTTTCAGATAATCAGCGATACAATCGTTGTAGTTTCACCAATAAGCGGCGGCCCAAGCGAAGCTCTTGGAATTACGGCTGGAGATAGAATTGTTAAAATCAATAATGAGCCATACAAAAAAATTACCAATGATGATGTAAGAAATAAATTGCGCGGTCCCAAAGGTTCAAAAGTTGATGTTTCAATTTACCGCCCTGGAATTGATGGCTTATTAGATTTCACAATCGTTCGGGATAAAATTCCTCTCTATTCAGTTGATGCACATTTTATGATCAACCGCGAAACTGGATATATAAGTCTTTCAAAATTTTCTGAAACAACTTTTGAAGAAGTCAAATCCGCACTCGATGACCTCGACAAAAAAGGAATGAAGAAACTTATTCTCGATTTAAGAAATAATTCCGGCGGTTACATGCATGAAGCTGTGAAAGTTTCTGACTTATTCATAGATGGAAATAAAAAAATTGTATTTACGAAATCAAGGATCAAGGAATTCATCGAGGAATTTTCTGCATCAAGAAGTTTTAAGTACGAAAAAATGCCAATTGTGGTTTTAGTAAATAATGGTTCTGCTTCAGCGAGTGAAATCGTTTCGGGCGCAGTGCAGGATTGGGATAGAGGATTAATTGTCGGAGAAACTACATTTGGAAAAGGTCTCGTTCAACGACAATTTGAACTGAACGATAATTCAGCAATTCGACTAACCATCTCTCAATATTATACTCCAGTAGGTCGCTTAATCCAAAGAGATTATGAAAAAGGTGCTTCGAAGGAAGACTATTACAGAGCTTCACTTGCACAAGACTCGATTGAAGGAGAAAACATTTCTCACGATGCTGAAAAAGATACTTCCCGACCAATTTTCAAAACAAATGGCGGCAGAACAGTATACGGCGGTGGTGGTATCACACCAGATTTCATAATCAAATCTCCGCCGTTAACAAAATATACTTCTCAATTACTAAGAAAAAACTTGTTCTATCAGTTTGTACTAAGTTATTTGGATAAAAATGGTAAATCGATTCAAAGCAAATATGCTGAATTCGATTACTATAAAACTTCTTTTAAGATTGAGGAAAAAGTCTTTGATGATTTCATTAATTATGGAAAATCTCAGGGTGTCGACATTGTTGAAGAAGATTTGAAAAAAGACTCTGAGTATATTCGTGCAAGATTAAAAGCACAGATAGCACGAACATATTGGCGTAATGAAGGATGGTATCCTGTTCTGCTTGAACTTGATCCTCAGTTTAATAAAGCATTATCACTTTTTCCAGAGGCTGAGAAATTAGCAAAACTCTTGAAGTGA
- a CDS encoding DUF2279 domain-containing protein, with translation MNFYLLLIFIIVSSKSIAQVDSLLQVDSTKLIHFSLTNQNDGLTSHKSKKIDYTKLAIIGSAALATGVGLHIYQANAWWKDQRRSFHFKNDWDYALWIDKLGHFWDGALVQHLFSSAFEWSNIERRKSMWYGAILSSVYMLYIEFEDGFATDWGFSPGDAGANLMGAFYPVLQEYVPFMQNVNLKVSYFPSKYYKNAKQTTGHSKTVFDDYEGQSFYLSFRVNEFLPQNLETYWPDFLCLALGYSIRNWDGFGHADKNFYLTFDYDLEKIPLEGGFWNFLKKTLNQIHFPAPGIKYSNKKFYLTLTY, from the coding sequence ATGAATTTTTATTTATTACTAATCTTTATTATAGTTAGTTCTAAAAGTATTGCTCAAGTAGATTCACTGCTGCAAGTAGATTCGACAAAGTTAATTCATTTCTCTTTAACGAATCAGAATGATGGTTTAACCTCACATAAATCAAAAAAAATAGATTATACTAAACTTGCAATTATTGGAAGTGCGGCATTAGCGACTGGAGTAGGTCTTCATATTTATCAAGCAAATGCTTGGTGGAAAGACCAAAGAAGAAGTTTTCATTTTAAAAATGATTGGGATTATGCCCTTTGGATAGATAAATTAGGCCATTTTTGGGATGGTGCACTGGTTCAACATTTATTTTCATCAGCATTTGAATGGTCGAATATTGAAAGAAGAAAATCAATGTGGTATGGAGCTATTCTATCCAGTGTTTACATGCTTTATATCGAATTTGAGGATGGATTTGCAACTGATTGGGGATTTAGTCCCGGTGACGCAGGAGCAAATCTTATGGGGGCATTCTACCCAGTTCTGCAAGAATATGTTCCATTCATGCAAAATGTTAATTTAAAGGTAAGCTACTTCCCCTCAAAATATTACAAAAATGCGAAACAGACTACAGGTCACAGTAAAACTGTTTTTGACGATTACGAAGGACAAAGTTTCTATTTGAGTTTCCGTGTGAATGAATTCCTCCCTCAGAATTTAGAAACTTATTGGCCAGATTTTCTCTGTCTCGCATTGGGATATAGTATCCGCAATTGGGATGGATTTGGACATGCCGACAAGAATTTTTATTTGACATTCGATTATGACTTAGAAAAAATTCCACTTGAGGGTGGTTTCTGGAATTTTTTAAAAAAGACTCTAAATCAAATTCACTTTCCGGCACCCGGAATAAAATATAGTAACAAAAAATTTTATCTAACACTTACATATTGA